One segment of Rosa chinensis cultivar Old Blush chromosome 6, RchiOBHm-V2, whole genome shotgun sequence DNA contains the following:
- the LOC112169634 gene encoding uncharacterized protein LOC112169634 isoform X2 → MSWARGSSRSRKKKGSPALGAPTVIYPQLEGGNPFEPGTKNYKKLLDIRRRLYEVSSKRPCGFTISAPDPFSPDNFRGASKFNAFVPDKTLFPGPRLKESKIACPPSQDDVFSWAAEGEEVAGASRIFVVDYILMRFEECIHDSSQLNSLLGWFQI, encoded by the exons ATGAGTTGGGCGCGCGGATCATCTCGatcaagaaagaagaaaggatcACCTGCGCTTG GTGCTCCGACTGTTATATACCCGCAACTTGAAGGCGGTAACCCTTTTGAACCGG GTACCAAGAACTACAAAAAATTGCTGGACATACGTCGTCGTCTTTATGAAG TTAGCAGCAAACGTCCTTGTGGTTTTACTATCAGCGCCCCTGACCCTTTTTCTCCTG ATAACTTCCGCGGAGCATCAAAATTCAATGCCTTTGTTCCTGACAAAACGTTGTTTCCAG GCCCCAGGTTGAAAGAATCAAAGATTGCCTGTCCTCCTTCTCAAGATG atgtgTTTTCCTGGGCTGCCGAAGGTGAAGAAGTCGCTGGGGCGTCAAGGATTTTTGTGGTTGACTACATTCTAATGAGGTTTGAGGAATGTATTCATGATTCCAGTCAATTGAATTCTCTTTTAGGATGGTTTCAAATTTAG
- the LOC112170494 gene encoding probable serine/threonine-protein kinase PBL26 — translation MSCFSCFSSHEKKASAKRSNSGKREQLLTPSEREPTNNVAPAEVPKQAPAAEQTTDNKNANANANKDGGHNIAAQTFTFRELATATKNFRQECLIGEGGFGRVYKGKLETTEQIVAVKQLDRNGLQGNREFLVEVLMLSLLHHDNLVNLIGYCADGDQRLLVYEYMPLGSLEDHLLDLPSEQKPLDWFKRMKIALGAAKGLEYLHDKANPPVIYRDLKSSNILLDGHFNAKLSDFGLAKLGPVGDKTHVSSRIMGTYGYCAPEYQRTGQLTVKSDVYSFGVVLLELITGRRAIDTTRPTREQNLVTWAEPVFKDPHKFPELADPLLQGDYPVRALNQAVAVAAMCLHDEAPARPLMSDVVSALSFLGTDDDESVPGSPLQSDDEEMSNVEDENPKDEETVRERERAVAEAIEWGSTSRSNAATSKLESTASL, via the exons ATGAGTTGCTTTTCGTGCTTTTCATCTCATGAAAAGAAAGCATCTGCCAAAAGATCAAATAGTGGGAAGAGAGAACAACTTTTGACTCCTTCCGAAAGGGAACCGACTAATAATGTAGCACCTGCTG AAGTGCCTAAACAAGCACCGGCTGCTGAGCAAACCACAGACAATAAGAATGCCAATGCAAATGCCAATAAAGATGGGGGTCATAATATTGCTGCACAAACTTTCACCTTCCGGGAACTGGCAACAGCAACAAAGAACTTCCGACAAGAATGTCTGATAGGCGAGGGCGGATTTGGAAGAGTTTATAAGGGGAAGCTTGAAACAACAGAACAG ATTGTAGCTGTGAAGCAACTTGATAGGAATGGCTTGCAAGGCAATAGAGAGTTCCTTGTTGAGGTGTTGATGTTGAGCCTCTTACACCATGACAATTTAGTGAATCTTATCGGATATTGCGCTGATGGTGATCAGAGACTTCTGGTGTATGAATACATGCCTTTGGGATCTTTGGAAGACCATTTATTAG ACCTCCCATCAGAGCAAAAGCCATTAGATTGGTTCAAGAGAATGAAGATAGCTCTAGGAGCTGCCAAGGGTCTAGAATACTTGCACGATAAGGCGAATCCTCCTGTTATTTACCGCGATTTAAAATCTTCAAACATCTTATTAGATGGCCATTTCAATGCAAAACTCTCTGATTTCGGGCTAGCTAAGCTTGGACCGGTTGGAGACAAGACACATGTATCTTCAAGAATAATGGGCACGTACGGGTATTGTGCCCCAGAGTACCAAAGAACAGGCCAACTGACTGTTAAGTCGGATGTGTACAGTTTTGGAGTTGTGTTGTTAGAACTGATCACCGGAAGAAGAGCAATTGACACCACAAGGCCAACAAGGGAGCAAAATCTAGTGACTTGG GCAGAGCCAGTATTTAAGGATCCTCATAAGTTTCCGGAATTAGCTGATCCACTTCTTCAAGGAGACTATCCGGTAAGAGCATTGAATCAAGCAGTTGCAGTTGCAGCAATGTGTCTTCATGACGAAGCCCCGGCTCGCCCCTTAATGAGTGATGTGGTCAGTGCTCTCAGTTTCCTTGGGACTGATGATGACGAAAGTGTTCCCGGCTCGCCTCTACaatctgatgatgaagaaatgtCCAACGTAGAAGATGAGAATCCAAAGGATGAAGAAACTGTAAGGGAACGCGAACGAGCTGTGGCAGAAGCCATAGAATGGGGCTCAACGTCAAGGAGCAATGCAGCCACGTCAAAGTTGGAAAGTACTGCTTCATTGTAA
- the LOC112169634 gene encoding uncharacterized protein LOC112169634 isoform X3: MSWARGSSRSRKKKGSPALGAPTVIYPQLEGGNPFEPGTKNYKKLLDIRRRLYEVSSKRPCGFTISAPDPFSPDNFRGASKFNAFVPDKTLFPGPRLKESKIACPPSQDDVFSWAAEGEEVAGASRIFVVDYILMRLLLRQMGPDA; encoded by the exons ATGAGTTGGGCGCGCGGATCATCTCGatcaagaaagaagaaaggatcACCTGCGCTTG GTGCTCCGACTGTTATATACCCGCAACTTGAAGGCGGTAACCCTTTTGAACCGG GTACCAAGAACTACAAAAAATTGCTGGACATACGTCGTCGTCTTTATGAAG TTAGCAGCAAACGTCCTTGTGGTTTTACTATCAGCGCCCCTGACCCTTTTTCTCCTG ATAACTTCCGCGGAGCATCAAAATTCAATGCCTTTGTTCCTGACAAAACGTTGTTTCCAG GCCCCAGGTTGAAAGAATCAAAGATTGCCTGTCCTCCTTCTCAAGATG atgtgTTTTCCTGGGCTGCCGAAGGTGAAGAAGTCGCTGGGGCGTCAAGGATTTTTGTGGTTGACTACATTCTAATGAG GTTATTGCTAAGACAAATGGGGCCAGATGCATAG
- the LOC112169634 gene encoding uncharacterized protein LOC112169634 isoform X1, with amino-acid sequence MSWARGSSRSRKKKGSPALGAPTVIYPQLEGGNPFEPGTKNYKKLLDIRRRLYEVSSKRPCGFTISAPDPFSPDNFRGASKFNAFVPDKTLFPGPRLKESKIACPPSQDDVFSWAAEGEEVAGASRIFVVDYILMRFEVIAKTNGARCIECTSNINMRIILFWVRIETSVVQNFYRPVSIMLHCYKTSC; translated from the exons ATGAGTTGGGCGCGCGGATCATCTCGatcaagaaagaagaaaggatcACCTGCGCTTG GTGCTCCGACTGTTATATACCCGCAACTTGAAGGCGGTAACCCTTTTGAACCGG GTACCAAGAACTACAAAAAATTGCTGGACATACGTCGTCGTCTTTATGAAG TTAGCAGCAAACGTCCTTGTGGTTTTACTATCAGCGCCCCTGACCCTTTTTCTCCTG ATAACTTCCGCGGAGCATCAAAATTCAATGCCTTTGTTCCTGACAAAACGTTGTTTCCAG GCCCCAGGTTGAAAGAATCAAAGATTGCCTGTCCTCCTTCTCAAGATG atgtgTTTTCCTGGGCTGCCGAAGGTGAAGAAGTCGCTGGGGCGTCAAGGATTTTTGTGGTTGACTACATTCTAATGAGGTTTGAG GTTATTGCTAAGACAAATGGGGCCAGATGCATAGAGTGCACTAGCAACATTAAC ATGCGAATCATTTTGTTTTGGGTTAGGATTGAGACTTCGGTGGTTCAAAACTTCTACAGACCAGTGTCTATTATGTTGCATTGTTATAAAACATCTTGTTAA
- the LOC112169634 gene encoding uncharacterized protein LOC112169634 isoform X4: protein MSWARGSSRSRKKKGSPALGAPTVIYPQLEGGNPFEPGTKNYKKLLDIRRRLYEVSSKRPCGFTISAPDPFSPDNFRGASKFNAFVPDKTLFPGPRLKESKIACPPSQDGTITHIYVM, encoded by the exons ATGAGTTGGGCGCGCGGATCATCTCGatcaagaaagaagaaaggatcACCTGCGCTTG GTGCTCCGACTGTTATATACCCGCAACTTGAAGGCGGTAACCCTTTTGAACCGG GTACCAAGAACTACAAAAAATTGCTGGACATACGTCGTCGTCTTTATGAAG TTAGCAGCAAACGTCCTTGTGGTTTTACTATCAGCGCCCCTGACCCTTTTTCTCCTG ATAACTTCCGCGGAGCATCAAAATTCAATGCCTTTGTTCCTGACAAAACGTTGTTTCCAG GCCCCAGGTTGAAAGAATCAAAGATTGCCTGTCCTCCTTCTCAAGATG GTACAATCACTCACATATATGTTATGTAA
- the LOC112170493 gene encoding uncharacterized vacuolar membrane protein YML018C, with protein MKSEGLKWVLGLIYIFAVASIWIAASFVVQSVVDAGVSPFLITYICNSLFVIYIPLVEAGRYLEDSFGGFWFWKSKESSPLRELVESEQSTLLGDGDAVAKTDDASVHVEEGEIGGHGKVIDGEVKVVAYEPIRISANLSEIDEVADKQVDEKGRWTRTRVAKVSLLISPFWFFAQLTFNLSLKYTTVTSNTILSSASSLFTFLVSLAFLGENFTLVKLFSVLLCMGGTIIVSLGDSRTTLSAIASNPLLGDILALVSAALYSVYITLIRKKLPDEDDEKSGRASMAQFLGFLGLSNLLIFLPVALVLHFSKLEPFYMLTWKQLGLIVGKGLLDNVLSDYLWAKAVLLTTTTVATAGLSIQVPLAAIVDSVTGHAPHFADYFGAVAVMIGFVGINIPSDAFKRSEGATLELENGNNRNSSSISEPGGSSGPDSTAHS; from the exons ATGAAAAGTGAAGGTTTGAAGTGGGTTTTAGGTTTGATATACATATTTGCTGTTGCATCTATTTGGATAGCTGCTAGTTTTGTCGTACAGTCGGTTGTGGATGCCGGTGTGTCCCCTTTTCTTATTACCTACATATGCAATTCATTGTTTGTGATCTACATTCCCTTGGTTGAAGCCGGGCGCTATTTGGAGGATTCGTTcggagggttttggttttggaaaaGTAAGGAGAGTAGTCCTTTGCGAGAGTTGGTGGAGTCGGAGCAATCCACTCTTCTTGGAGACGGTGATGCTGTTGCGAAAACTGATGATGCTTCTGTGCATGTAGAAGAGGGAGAAATTGGCGGGCATGGAAAAGTTATTGATGGAGAAGTGAAAGTTGTGGCGTATGAGCCTATTAGGATATCAGCGAATCTGTCTGAAATCGATGAAGTTGCTGATAAGCAAGTGGATGAAAAAGGGCGTTGGACACGTACTCGAGTGGCAAAAGTTAGCCTATTGATTTCCCCATTTTGGTTTTTCGCACAGCTCACTTTCAATTTGTCATTGAAGTATACTACAGTCACA TCAAATACCATCTTAAGCAGTGCATCCAGCCTGTTCACCTTTTTGGTCTCTCTTGCATTCTTAGGTGAGAACTTCACTTTGGTGAAGCTTTTCAGTGTTCTTCTTTGCATGGGAGGAACGATAATTGTCAGCCTCGGTGACTCACGAACTACTCTAAGTGCAATTGCTTCAAACCCTCTACTGGGAGACATACTTGCTCTTGTCTCAGCAGCTTTGTATTCTGTGTATATTACCCTCATTCGCAAGAAGTTACCTGATGAGGATGATGAGAAAAGTGGTCGTGCTAGTATGGCTCAGTTTCTCGGATTTTTAGGGCTTTCTAACCTTTTAATATTTCTTCCAGTTGCCCTTGTACTGCATTTCTCAAAGTTGGAACCCTTTTATATGCTGACCTGGAAGCAGCTTGGTCTCATTGTTGGTAAAG GTTTGCTGGATAACGTTCTGAGCGATTACTTATGGGCCAAGGCTGTTCTTCTAACAACAACCACAGTAGCAACAGCTGGTCTATCAATACAAGTTCCGTTGGCAGCAATTGTAGACTCCGTGACTGGCCATGCTCCTCATTTTGCTGATTACTTTGGAGCTGTGGCTGTTATGATTGGATTTGTTGGCATTAATATTCCTTCTGATGCTTTTAAGAGGTCGGAAGGAGCTACACTAGAATTAGAGAATGGAAATAATAGAAATAGTAGCTCAATTAGTGAACCTGGTGGTTCATCAGGTCCAGATTCAACTGCCCATTCATAG